ACCATGTCTTTTACCCAACTGATTTTTGTGGCTattgtcaggtttcagaaactATAGAGCATGTGCTTAAAAGTTGCAGACAATATGAAGATCAGAGGAAAAAGATGATGGAAGAGTTAGGAAAAGTTGGTCTATCAGGGACAGGAATGAAGGAAATATACTGGAAAGTGGTGAGAATGAACAAGGCAGAAGAAGTATTTGCAGTTTTTTACCAAGGACTGGACTGATGAGGAGAATATGATGTAATGGACATTACAGGAAAATAAACCATGGTGCAACGCTAATGGATGCAAGCTGCCGTTAAACCctaaagaagaagcagaagaacTGTATCTTGTCTAGATTTGTCCCTGTAACTGCTGTTTGGTGAGTCCATTTCAAGTCAAGTTACGTCCATGTTTATGTTCgtttatttttatgttcataGTTTTATCATTTCAAGTCTGTGTttctttttgtatttggttCACGCTTTGgctaaataaactgcacttgggtttaGTACACTAACgttacaaatgttttattgcagTTTGCCCTGCAAAACCTAGCTTAGTCATTTACCTGAAGGAGCTTGATGTCATTTATCAGATTTTCAGGGTGGATAGAGCTTGTCATCCATGTGGATAGAGCATGATTGTGATCATGAGCTCCAACCACAACTGTTAGGTTCTCACCTCTGTCAAGATGAGGaagaaaacatgcatttttgtgGTAAATAAGGACTGTTTAAACTGAGTTTTGCATTTTAGGCCTGACCTATAACAATATGCATTGACAACCATATTGTATTAACATACTTTGTTATGATGCTTACACTGTAAAGCTACAAACAATTAgcggtaacgctttagattacagcccggaaagtaaTGCGTAATTACAATGTATTTACAGCGTAACTTCTGGTAATTATAGTGTATCTATAAAATAAGTATGTGTAAGTATAAGGggacaatatgtaaagtcttgggaataaaaGGGTAataaccaggaaaataacaaattacttatactgtaaatattttagaactaaggggtacttatactattatgatagatAACAATCTTACATTTGGGAGCAACATACACTGGGCAcctttttgtaataatagtgtacaaatatataaaggctttttttaattaagaggTAAGCAACATATCAGTGCatttacacagtattttgtttttattgcaaaggtgcactgattaagttgtttcaaggcaattAAAACTACAACtatagcaatttttttttttttagtctggggaaatatactcttgttccatgtagttacagggtaagtacaaGTTCCAAGTTACACttggaaacctttatttgaaaaacaacttatttcaaaacagatttaatgttacaacacttcttattcatttctcttgcttggcttctcctcttgttcctcttcttctttttctttctttaatttctgtatgtattaaaagaaatacagtacacccagaaatatcctcaccatttactcatcttttacccTCATGCATCCAAGATGTGTACGACTTTCCTTCTTggactaaccatgagcaatacatttgtaactgttaatctttgttaatgttatttaataaaaatacagctgttcatatcATCTTATGTTActttacagtgcattaaataatgttaacaaatacaactcttgattttaatgatgtattagtaaatgttgaaattaaggttaaacattaatgaatgctgtagaaatgcagttcattattagttaataatgttaactaatgaacctgaTTTGTAAAGACGTGTTAGTGAATTTGTTGAGATTAGCAGTCTGTTAAACTCGTTTTACAagtataataaacacaaaaaggagttgagtattgtgcattttttttctcttactactatttttttttattggttgtttaatattttttccttataatgaaaactgaaaacactACACTGGAAGTTCCTGTTTCAAACTGACAAAgtcttcatttttctttttaaatatcgcaataaatattgtattgtgAACTTTATATCGAGATATTATCGTATTGTGAGATTTTGATATCGTTACATCCTTAGTACCTAGTCAGTAACGTTGTTGACCACCACGCAAATGCATTTGGGGGTCCCCTGCTGACCAAGCAATTAAATCAGTTGATGACTGCTGTTACAGCAGCGCCGGTGacctcatttattatatataaacattgctTCTGTAACCAAATTTGAATGCTGAAAACATTGTTCACTGAGGCGATGCTCCCTATACACAAACTACACAAGTTGCATAGGGCCCCTGAATCACCAGGGGCCCCCTTGCTCAtcactatataaaataaacatgacagtAATTTAccataatatgaatatttcttTATTACATGCAAATATATATGCTAAACTTGCTTATTTACATGCTCCAGTTCACTGAGATTTACATGGAACAGCCATAAGGATTTGAAGTGAAGTCAGACATGGGAGAAAAACTAGTCAGCAAGCTGAATAAGTCACTGTATGGTTTAAAACAGTCAGGTAGAAACTGGAACAAAATGTTACATGACTACCTGAGAATGATTTTGTTCAGAATTTAGTCAATCACTGTGTGCGCAGTaaacagaaaagaagaaaaagaaaagaaaaaagctttGTCAAAGAACCCACTGTGCTGACCAAGATGTAAACATGTTGATATTAGGTATCATTTTATTCGATCCGCACTCAGTGATGGCCAGATGACAACTGAGTATTGCCCCACAGAAGAAATGGTGGCTGATGTCATGACTAAACCAATGACAAAAAGTTAGAAAAACTCATGTTTGCCATGTAAATCCTCATGTTTTATGTTATTGTATACAGTACTGCACAGTATGAGAGCATGTGGGGGTGTTAACATTTGTAATGGGTGTGCCCTCATACTGATGACGTGTATCTGGTTATCTATAAATGGACAAATAAAGAGGTTCCAGTTTGACAGAGAAACCGAGTGATGTGCATATATTTGCATAAAcgtgtatgttttatatatatatacatatatattatacttatacacatatattatacTTAATCTGCCCATGTGTGATGTAATCCATGTCTTATTGTAAATTCTGTTAGATGTGAAAAATCAGTCGAGAGCTGTGGTTACATCTTTACAAAGCTCTTTATTTAAAACTCAAATTCTGGAGGATTTACCAgactttgtgtttttattttttttaagcagcACAGTTTATGATATCATTCCtgttttgaatttaattttaattttgatcaaCAGTTTTGGGTATTTCAGTTTTTCCCATTCAATGAGATCTGAGTCTACAGGGATGACTGGAAAGTGAAGGTGTTGTCTAAATTATATATGGTTGTGACAATGAGAACACTTTGACTATAATTGATGCTTGCCATGTGATACTTTTATTGAAAGAAGGTTTATGGAAGAATTCAAGAATAACATTTCTTCCTTCTTTAGTTTCCATGAAGTCACTATACATTTCCAACTACTTCCTGGATCCACTGAATATATGCTGAAATCTTAGTATACACATTAGGATGATCAGGTGAATTACAGTGATCTTTTTTACTGAAAGCTGTAACACCAACAGCAGTGTTTCCACAAACCAAAGGACCTCCTGAATCCCCCTGTTAAGAAACACAGATCAACACGTCAGTAGTGAAGCCAGTTCATACATTACCATAAAGTCTGTGAATCATCTTTTGAACGTACATTGCAGGTTCCACCATCGCCATATACACAGATCATCTTTGAGACTGAGTATATCGCTCCCCATCTCTTGCTACATTCTCTGTTATTCATTATAGTCACTTTTGCCTCCATTAGAACATTGCTTCCTCGGCCATTATCCATCAGGCTTCCCCAGCCCGCAACACTACAGGCAGTATCTGCTTTGACGTCTTCTTCCTTTGGTAATGGGATCACTCCAACCTTGTTGTTtagtttgacttttttctctagctataattaaaaaatacaaccatttttaataaacaatcTTTTATATGACTGAAATTTGTTGgattttgctgttgtttttgagGTTATTACAGAAGCCAAAAAGGCCAAGTtgagtttttttatttgactCTTTATTTTATGCTGTGCACTTGGCCATTTACACAGAAATGATTTAAATCCCTTcagtaattttaaaagtaagaATTTGCAATAGAAATTCAAACATAGTGGTTTGTGCTACTGTTTCCTGACTggatattattttgaaaaactaaatataGTACAGGTTGTTACCTTCAAAAGCATGATGTCATCATGAGGTTGATAATGAATGTTTTCTTCATAGTTTGGATGAGGGATGTAGGACTTCACGCTGATGTGATCTGAACTCTTGCTGTCCCTTAAGTCATGAGCTCCAACAACAGCCGTCAGAATATTACGTCTGTTGAAAGAGCGTATTGGAAATGGTAATTTATGTCACAACTGATATACAGGGTGCACTTCAGTCATTATCATTCAAAAGTAATTTTAAGTCAATATTGCAGTTCACTCTAAACAAGCTCTTACTCGTTCCAGCAATGTGCAGCAGTCAGGACAAACTGATCAGAAATGAGGAATCCACCACAGATATGGTACCCACTCTCCTGAAGAGAAACTATGTAAGGTCTGGAGTGGGGTTTGGCTTCTTTTCCATTCACTATACCCACATTCACATGAGCTGAGAGAGAGATAGTGCTGTTAGCAGGGCTGGgtaggttacttttaaaatgtatttcactacagattacaaaatacatgctttaaaaagtaatttgtaacaTATTTCGTTAGATTACCCAAGTTTTGTAACTTAATCTAAATACTTCAGAATACTTTGGAATACTAATAACACAAAAACAAGGtgattgcgagtttttatctctCAAATCTgacttctcagaattgcgtgatataaagttgcgataaactcacaattttatagaaaaaaagtcagaattatgagataaaaagtcgcaattaccttttttttttttttacaattacaagGGACTCATAAACAACTAttgcaaaacatgaaaatagcTGACAAACAGTTAAGATTCAAGggtatgtacatttttgaatggggcaatttttataaattcagtcattttgtcttatgtaaacatctgttgaaatagcttattcaggacagtactaaataaaaataacatgccatttttatgatccctcttattttgttaaaatgattaaaatattaaaatattgcatattctgcaaggggtatgaaACTTATGAGCAGAACTGTAGCTTTGGATGCTTTTGCAGTGTCAGAGCCAGAGAATCACCAattgctgtttacattaatgtttaaattaaataaatgatactaaaattCAAAGTAATCACTTTGGTAATCTAAAATACTTTTCGGGTCTAACTGTAATTTGATTACcacccatttaaaatataactgtaatgaaatacagttactcaaattttgtattttaaatatgtaactAAGTTACATGTATTTcgttactccccaaccctggCTGTTAGTCAACTTATTCAGCAAATACCAATTAAACACTCATAAAAGTCATCATAATATGCTGTTAAATAATCAGTCTCACCAGTGAAGGTCAGGTGTGGCAGCAGAGAGGCCAACAGGAGCAGAGAGATGATGATGGTCATGATGAAGATGATCAGTGAGCTCTCACTGGCTaaacatgttataaatatacttcAAAGGTGGGTGGAGCCACTGAGATGACTTACgttttttaatattgtattatgaTTAACACGGTAAAAAAGTATTGTTCTTGTTAATCCTTGTGGTTTCATTGAAGCCACAGATGGTTTGGATGATAAGAATTAAGACTGTAAGCatgcattttgaatattttacagCTCATAACCGTATatatcattaactgatataatgttagtATACAAACTTATTTGAACTACAAAATGTGCTTTGCACCTTGTGAAGTTCATCAAAATTGGCTTTCATGAACCACAACAAACACTTATGTACACTATGTACACAGTTATATACACTAATCAGCCACAACATTAAGACAACCTGTCTAATAACATGTAGGTCCCCCTCATGACTTTACCAGCAGATCCTTAACTTCTGCAAGTTGTAAGGTGGGGCCCCTATGGGTCGGTTTTGTTGGTCCTACACATCCCATACATTTTCagttggattgagatctggggaatttggaggccaaggcaacaccttgaactctttatgttcctcaaaccattcctgaacaatttttttgcagtatgtCATGGTGCATTatgctgctgaaagaggccactgcCATCAGGGAACACTACTGCCATGAAGGGGTGTATGTGGTCTGTAACAATCTAACATTGCCCAGAACATTACACTGCCTCCGCAAGCCTTCTTCCCATTGTGAATCCGGCTCCCATCTCTTCCTAAAtgacgcgcacacacacacacacacacacacacccggccatccacctgatcaaaaagaaaacatgaatcATTAGACAAGGCAACCTTCTTCCATTGCACCATAGTCTGATGCTGACATGCCCGTTGTAGGCGCTTTTGGCTGTTGACACTTACTGGTCTGCAGCTACGCAGCCCGATAactatacactctaaaaaatgctgggttgtttcaacccaaatttgggtcaaatatggacaaacccagctgttgggttaattttttttaaattaaatgtttaacccagcggttgggtttgtccatatttgacccaaatgtacaacccagcattttttagcaAACTCTAATACACTTTGTGCTCTGACACATTTCTGAATCAAGTTTTTCAGCAAtatgagctacagtagctcttTTGTGTGATTGGACATGATAGACTAGCCTTCGCTCCCCAGTGGGCCTTGGGCCCCCATGACCCTGATGCCGGTTCATCTTCCTTGCACCACGTTTGGTGAGTACTAACCACTGCATCCTGGGAAATCCACCACAAGGCTTGCcattttggagatgctctgaaccAGTCATCTAGTCATCACTATTTGACCCTTATCAAAGTCACTCAGATCTTTtcacttgcccattttttctGTTTCCAGCTCATGAAAGTCAAGAAATTAAAGCCCTAGTGTAAGTTCTGCCGGGAAGACTCAAATGTTACATCACTTACTAGTttagatctaaccaatcattatcTATAAGTATAAAAGATTGGTACTTACACGTCTGAGTTTGCAGATGCTGACGCCAACCTTCACCTCCAtcctccccaccaccaccaggaTGGTCCCTGTCCTTACCTCCCAGGGGGTCGGCTACGCCCCTGCCTTCATCTTCAGGCAGGAAATGCAGGTCCGCAACCCTCAGGATGTGAGCTACGGACGGGCCCTGCGCCAATGAACTTTATCTTACCATATTTTGCTTGCTGattgttaataaatatcattgttACATTATCTTGCCTCCCGAGTCTTTCTGGTAGAACTGACTGTTCAGTTTCTGCCTATATCCCTCCCCTTTACTGGTGCCACTGTAATGATAAAATCAATGTTACTCACTTTGTCAGTTTTAATGTTGTGGCTGATCAGTGTATACTCATACTGTAACCCTGCTTTGTACTTTTAGTGGAAAATTGTGTAGTACAAATGTTGACAAACTACAATTAGGCTACTAATTGCTTTTCAAAGCTTCGAATCAAttcgcaaaatgattcagtTTCGAAGCGTTCGAAACACCACACGCTGGTGacacctgctggtcaaaacagtgtaaatgcaacaaaaactcagaccaaatatgcataaaaacatcTTTTATAAACCcatcgcaaatgttttattgaaagtgaaatctatcaaatgcaattaactaattATCTGATCATATTAAATATcaagtgtctgtataatatgtgaTCTTTTATCATTTTCCAgggcttgtttgttttgtttgtttcatgtattgctcagctaaacaggccaataagagactattTATCACTGCATCACACCACCCCCTACTGTCTCGTCTAGTACAACAACCCCCTAAAGCAGCcagatgaaataaaaaacaaaacatataaacTATACCATATTCACAAAGGAAAACCAAAACACATACAATTGTACATGAACTTTGAACACTGGGAAGAACAGTGGTCTAATACACGATCAGCTCCCACACAATCACATGTTCAATACACCTACATTCATACACCATTAAATATACAAATCACATTTAGACCATACATTACAATTAGTTAGccttgtatatttaaaataaataaataaataaaaacacctaCCTAGAAAAAATAACTGTTGGCtaaatatgcactatattacatatttatatatttttactcatatcattaaaaatattataacattattagtATAAAACCCGCAATATATTCATTTGAGTTTTTTCCTTTAATAATATAGGTCTACCAGGCAGCTAACAGGGCTCCCTGtgtgtttacagcattagtcgAGAGATTTTTCCCTTGAGAAAAATTAACATATAGCTACTGTATAATCCGAATTAATCGATA
The DNA window shown above is from Ctenopharyngodon idella isolate HZGC_01 chromosome 10, HZGC01, whole genome shotgun sequence and carries:
- the LOC127521005 gene encoding granzyme B(G,H)-like, which produces MTIIISLLLLASLLPHLTFTAHVNVGIVNGKEAKPHSRPYIVSLQESGYHICGGFLISDQFVLTAAHCWNERNILTAVVGAHDLRDSKSSDHISVKSYIPHPNYEENIHYQPHDDIMLLKLEKKVKLNNKVGVIPLPKEEDVKADTACSVAGWGSLMDNGRGSNVLMEAKVTIMNNRECSKRWGAIYSVSKMICVYGDGGTCNGDSGGPLVCGNTAVGVTAFSKKDHCNSPDHPNVYTKISAYIQWIQEVVGNV